A region of Paraburkholderia largidicola DNA encodes the following proteins:
- a CDS encoding DciA family protein — MSRFSPFSRQSLKPGPKLGSKSFSVRRPQAVVEVLNRTDAFAALRAGVEQVAALERDLTELLPDYLATSVEPGFIKDGVLALFAAHNALAARLRHLEPRLLSDLQQRGWPVNALKIRVRPQSVKEPPRVKQARMSRAGADALHELSESLEPSPLQEALARMAARHRK, encoded by the coding sequence ATGAGCCGTTTCTCACCGTTTTCAAGGCAGTCGCTCAAGCCCGGCCCGAAGCTGGGCTCGAAGTCGTTCAGCGTGCGCCGGCCGCAGGCGGTGGTCGAGGTCCTGAACCGCACCGACGCATTCGCCGCGCTGCGTGCGGGCGTCGAGCAGGTTGCCGCGCTGGAGCGCGATCTCACGGAGTTGCTGCCCGACTATCTGGCGACCAGCGTCGAGCCCGGCTTTATCAAGGACGGCGTGCTGGCGCTGTTTGCCGCCCACAATGCGCTCGCCGCCCGGCTGCGGCATCTGGAGCCGCGTCTGCTGTCGGATTTGCAGCAGCGCGGCTGGCCCGTCAATGCGCTGAAGATTCGCGTGCGTCCGCAATCCGTGAAAGAGCCGCCGCGCGTCAAGCAGGCGCGCATGTCGCGTGCGGGTGCGGACGCGCTGCATGAACTGAGCGAATCGCTGGAACCGTCGCCGTTGCAGGAAGCGCTGGCCCGCATGGCGGCTCGTCATCGGAAGTGA
- the lpxC gene encoding UDP-3-O-acyl-N-acetylglucosamine deacetylase yields MLKQRTIKQIVKTVGIGLHSGRKVDLTLRPAAPDTGIVFCRVDLPTPVDIPASAMAIGDTRLASVLQKDGARVSTVEHLMSACAGLGIDNLYVDVTAEEIPIMDGSAASFVFLIQSAGIEEQNAAKKFIKVTKPVEIRDGDKFARLDPYFGFKLKFTIDFRHPAVDKTGQALEVDFANTSYVREIARARTFGFAHEVEMMRELGLARGGSMDNAIVLDEYRILNNDGLRYDDEFVKHKMLDAIGDLYVVGHPLLAAYDAYKSGHGLNNALLRELLAHEDAYEIVTFDDPQKAPRGFAYDTQTAFA; encoded by the coding sequence ATGTTGAAGCAGCGCACTATCAAACAAATCGTCAAGACGGTTGGCATCGGCCTGCATTCGGGCCGGAAAGTCGACCTGACGCTCCGCCCGGCGGCGCCGGACACGGGTATCGTGTTTTGCCGCGTGGATTTGCCCACGCCGGTGGACATTCCCGCGTCCGCAATGGCGATTGGCGATACGCGGCTCGCATCGGTGCTGCAGAAAGACGGTGCGCGTGTGTCGACGGTCGAGCACTTGATGTCCGCCTGTGCGGGCCTCGGGATCGACAATCTTTACGTCGACGTCACCGCTGAAGAAATTCCCATCATGGACGGCAGCGCGGCGTCCTTCGTGTTCCTGATCCAGTCGGCGGGCATCGAAGAGCAGAACGCGGCGAAGAAGTTCATCAAGGTCACCAAGCCGGTCGAAATCCGCGACGGCGACAAGTTTGCGCGTCTCGACCCGTACTTCGGTTTCAAGCTGAAGTTCACGATCGACTTCCGCCATCCGGCCGTCGACAAGACGGGCCAGGCGCTCGAAGTGGACTTCGCGAACACGTCGTATGTGCGTGAAATCGCACGTGCCCGTACGTTTGGCTTTGCGCATGAAGTCGAAATGATGCGCGAGCTGGGCCTGGCGCGCGGCGGCAGCATGGACAACGCGATCGTGCTGGACGAGTACCGCATTCTGAACAACGACGGTCTGCGCTACGACGACGAGTTCGTGAAGCACAAGATGCTGGACGCGATCGGCGATCTGTACGTGGTCGGTCACCCGCTGCTCGCGGCGTATGACGCGTACAAGTCGGGCCACGGTTTGAACAACGCACTGCTGCGCGAACTGCTGGCGCACGAAGACGCGTACGAGATCGTCACGTTCGACGATCCGCAGAAGGCGCCGCGCGGTTTCGCGTACGACACGCAAACGGCGTTCGCCTGA
- a CDS encoding peroxiredoxin, giving the protein MIQLGEKLPQATVYELIEDEREGCTIGPNSFDVREQTAGKRVVIFGLPGAFTPTCSAKHVPGYVEQAEKLRTAGIDEIWCVSVNDAFVMGAWARDQRTSGKVRMMADGSAAFTRALGLEQDLSARGMGIRSQRYAMVVDDGVVKTLHVEAPGKFEVSDAASILATLSQA; this is encoded by the coding sequence ATGATTCAGTTAGGTGAAAAGCTTCCCCAGGCGACCGTTTACGAGTTGATCGAAGACGAACGCGAGGGCTGCACGATCGGGCCGAACAGCTTCGACGTGCGCGAACAGACGGCGGGCAAGCGCGTGGTGATCTTCGGGTTGCCGGGCGCGTTCACGCCCACCTGTTCGGCGAAGCACGTGCCAGGCTATGTCGAGCAGGCAGAAAAGTTGCGTACTGCTGGTATCGACGAGATCTGGTGCGTATCCGTCAACGACGCGTTCGTGATGGGCGCGTGGGCACGCGATCAGCGCACCTCGGGCAAGGTGCGGATGATGGCGGACGGCAGCGCGGCTTTCACCCGAGCCCTCGGTCTGGAGCAGGATTTGTCGGCGCGCGGCATGGGAATCCGTTCCCAGCGCTACGCGATGGTGGTCGACGACGGCGTGGTCAAGACGCTGCACGTCGAGGCACCCGGCAAGTTCGAAGTGAGCGATGCGGCCAGCATTCTCGCGACGTTGAGCCAGGCATGA
- the ftsZ gene encoding cell division protein FtsZ codes for MEFQMLETETNGTIIKVVGVGGAGGNAVTHMINRGVQGVDFIVMNTDAQALSRSRAPNVIQLGNTGLGAGAKPEMGRSAAEEARERIADALRGAHMVFITAGMGGGTGTGAAPVVAQIAKEMGILTVGVVSKPFEFEGGKRMRVAEAGSQQLEDHVDSLIVVLNDKLFEVMGDDAEMDKCFQCADDVLNNAVAGIAEIINVDGLVNVDFEDVKTVMGEQGKAMMGTATVAGVDRARLAAEQAVASPLLEGVDLSGARGVLVNITSSRSLRLSETREVMNTIKSYAADDATVIFGAVYDDAMGDALRVTVVATGLGRAAKKQQSAPMTLLRTGTDNQPVGAMQHAYTPHHAATADYGSLDTPAVWRTSRDTAASHVQALQEKGVDTYDIPAFLRKQAD; via the coding sequence ATGGAATTCCAGATGCTGGAAACGGAAACCAACGGCACCATCATCAAGGTGGTGGGCGTCGGTGGTGCGGGCGGCAATGCAGTCACGCACATGATCAATCGCGGCGTGCAAGGCGTCGACTTCATCGTGATGAACACGGACGCTCAGGCGCTGTCGCGCTCGCGCGCGCCGAACGTCATCCAGTTGGGCAACACGGGTCTGGGCGCAGGCGCAAAGCCGGAAATGGGCCGCTCGGCAGCAGAAGAAGCACGTGAGCGCATCGCGGACGCACTGCGTGGCGCGCACATGGTGTTCATCACGGCAGGCATGGGCGGCGGCACGGGCACGGGCGCAGCACCCGTGGTCGCGCAGATCGCCAAGGAAATGGGCATTCTGACGGTTGGTGTCGTCAGCAAGCCTTTCGAGTTCGAAGGCGGCAAGCGCATGCGCGTCGCTGAAGCCGGTTCGCAGCAACTGGAGGATCACGTCGACTCGCTGATCGTCGTCCTGAACGACAAGCTGTTCGAGGTGATGGGCGATGACGCCGAGATGGACAAGTGCTTCCAGTGCGCTGACGACGTGCTCAACAACGCAGTTGCCGGTATCGCGGAAATCATCAACGTCGATGGTCTGGTGAACGTCGACTTCGAAGACGTGAAGACGGTGATGGGCGAGCAGGGCAAGGCGATGATGGGCACGGCGACGGTAGCCGGTGTCGATCGCGCGCGTCTCGCGGCGGAACAGGCCGTTGCCAGCCCGCTGCTGGAAGGCGTCGATCTGTCGGGCGCGCGTGGCGTGCTGGTGAACATCACGTCGAGCCGTTCGCTGCGTCTGTCGGAAACGCGCGAAGTGATGAACACGATTAAGAGCTATGCTGCCGATGACGCGACCGTGATTTTCGGCGCGGTGTACGACGACGCAATGGGCGATGCGCTGCGCGTGACGGTGGTGGCGACGGGTCTGGGCCGCGCTGCGAAGAAGCAGCAATCGGCACCGATGACGCTGCTGCGCACGGGCACGGACAACCAGCCGGTGGGCGCAATGCAACATGCGTACACGCCGCATCACGCAGCGACGGCGGACTACGGTTCGCTGGATACGCCGGCAGTGTGGCGCACCTCGCGTGATACGGCTGCTTCGCACGTGCAGGCGCTGCAGGAAAAGGGCGTCGACACGTACGACATCCCGGCCTTCCTGCGCAAGCAGGCGGACTGA
- the ftsA gene encoding cell division protein FtsA, whose protein sequence is MSKDYKDLLVALDIGTAKVVAIVAELKGEGHYEVIGLGQSESKGLKKGVVVNIEATVQSIQRALEEAELMADCKITNVFTGIAGSHIRSFNSSGMVAIKEKEVTQTDVARVIETAKAINIPTDQQVLHILTQEFIIDGQEDVREPIGMSGIRLEVKVHIVTGAVSAAQNIVKCVRRCGLEVNDLILQPLASSLAVLTEDEKELGVVLVDIGGGTTDIAIFSEGAIRHTAVIPIAGDQITSDIAMALRTPTPDAEDIKVSYGIAKQALADPDEMIEVPGLGERGPRTLSRQALAAVIEPRVEELFSLVQQVVRESGYEELLSSGVVLTGGASMMPGMVELGEDIFLKPVRIGVPEYAGGLADVVRNPRYSTAMGLLVEGRSQRMRGRKVAVQSGSMGQVFTRMKDWFLGNF, encoded by the coding sequence ATGAGTAAAGACTATAAAGATCTGCTGGTAGCCCTCGACATCGGCACGGCGAAAGTGGTCGCCATCGTCGCCGAGCTGAAGGGCGAAGGTCATTACGAGGTGATCGGACTCGGCCAGAGCGAATCGAAGGGGCTCAAGAAAGGCGTCGTGGTGAACATCGAGGCCACGGTGCAGTCTATTCAGCGAGCGCTCGAAGAAGCCGAGCTGATGGCCGACTGCAAGATCACGAACGTGTTCACCGGGATCGCTGGCAGCCATATCCGCAGCTTCAATTCGAGCGGGATGGTCGCGATCAAGGAAAAGGAAGTGACGCAGACGGACGTCGCGCGTGTGATCGAGACGGCCAAGGCGATCAACATTCCGACCGATCAGCAGGTGCTGCACATCCTGACGCAGGAATTCATCATCGACGGTCAGGAAGATGTGCGCGAGCCGATCGGCATGAGCGGCATCCGCCTCGAAGTGAAGGTGCACATCGTGACGGGCGCGGTGAGCGCGGCGCAGAACATCGTCAAGTGCGTGCGCCGCTGCGGGCTCGAAGTGAACGATCTGATCCTGCAGCCGCTGGCGTCGTCGCTCGCGGTGCTGACGGAAGACGAGAAGGAACTGGGCGTGGTGCTGGTCGATATCGGCGGCGGCACGACGGACATCGCGATCTTCAGCGAAGGCGCGATCCGCCATACGGCTGTGATTCCGATCGCCGGCGACCAGATCACCAGCGATATCGCGATGGCGCTTCGCACGCCGACGCCGGATGCCGAAGACATCAAGGTCAGCTACGGCATCGCGAAGCAGGCGCTCGCCGATCCGGACGAGATGATCGAAGTGCCGGGCCTGGGTGAGCGCGGTCCGCGCACGCTGTCGCGCCAGGCACTCGCGGCCGTGATCGAGCCGCGCGTCGAAGAACTGTTTTCGCTCGTGCAGCAGGTCGTGCGCGAGTCGGGTTACGAAGAACTGCTCAGTTCGGGCGTCGTGCTGACGGGCGGCGCGTCCATGATGCCAGGCATGGTCGAACTGGGTGAGGACATTTTCCTGAAGCCGGTGCGTATCGGCGTGCCGGAATATGCAGGCGGTCTCGCGGACGTGGTGCGCAATCCGCGTTATTCGACGGCGATGGGTTTGCTCGTCGAAGGACGTTCGCAGCGCATGCGCGGCCGCAAGGTCGCGGTGCAGTCGGGATCGATGGGTCAGGTGTTCACGAGGATGAAGGACTGGTTCCTCGGCAATTTCTAA
- a CDS encoding cell division protein FtsQ/DivIB encodes MWNNVRQLNLAANALHALLLLVLLAAGAYWLIQRPNFTLREIRIDGDTEHINSPTVRAGVVGRLKGNFFTVDLDTARQAFEQMPWVRHASVRRVWPNALAVTLEEYKPLGTWGTDQLVSTDGEVFTANQGELEEELPAFDGPEGSAKEVVARYQDFRKWFAPVGATPDEVTLSPRFAWTVKLSNGMQVEIGRERNQDTLYDRCKRLTAAWGAVTQRWGKDIEYADLRYPNGFAIRAAGMRFITEPDKGKK; translated from the coding sequence ATGTGGAACAACGTTCGCCAGCTCAATCTCGCCGCCAACGCATTGCATGCGTTGTTGCTGCTCGTGCTGCTGGCGGCGGGCGCGTACTGGCTGATCCAGCGCCCGAACTTCACGCTGCGCGAGATCCGCATCGACGGCGACACCGAGCACATCAACTCGCCGACGGTGCGTGCGGGCGTGGTCGGCCGGTTGAAGGGCAACTTCTTCACCGTCGATCTCGACACGGCGCGCCAGGCGTTCGAGCAGATGCCGTGGGTGCGTCATGCAAGCGTGCGCCGCGTGTGGCCGAATGCGCTCGCGGTGACGCTCGAAGAGTACAAGCCGCTCGGCACGTGGGGCACGGATCAACTGGTGAGCACCGACGGAGAGGTGTTCACCGCGAACCAGGGCGAACTCGAAGAAGAACTGCCCGCGTTCGATGGTCCGGAAGGGTCGGCGAAGGAAGTCGTCGCGCGTTATCAGGACTTCAGGAAGTGGTTCGCGCCCGTTGGCGCAACGCCGGATGAAGTGACGCTGTCGCCGCGTTTTGCGTGGACGGTGAAGCTGTCGAACGGCATGCAGGTCGAAATTGGACGCGAGCGTAATCAGGACACGCTCTACGACCGCTGCAAGCGGCTCACCGCGGCATGGGGCGCGGTGACGCAACGTTGGGGGAAGGACATCGAATATGCGGACTTGCGTTATCCGAACGGTTTCGCCATTCGTGCAGCAGGCATGCGCTTCATTACGGAACCCGACAAGGGCAAGAAGTAA
- a CDS encoding D-alanine--D-alanine ligase, producing the protein MSGIDPKSFGKVAVLLGGVSAEREVSLNSGRLVLQGLRDAGVDAHPFDPSERPLAALKDEGFVRAFNALHGGYGENGQIQGALDFYGIRYTGSGVLGSALGLDKFRTKLVWQQLGVPTPPFEAVLRGDDYATRAKDIVAKLGLPLFVKPASEGSSVAVIKVKTADALVPALEEAVKFDKIVVVEKSIEGGGEYTACIAGDLDLPIIRIVPAGEFYDYHAKYIANDTQYLIPCGIAAEEEQRLKKIARQAFDVLGCTDWGRADFMLDGEGNPYFLEVNTAPGMTDHSLPPKAARAVGISYQELVVKVLALTLKD; encoded by the coding sequence ATGAGCGGTATCGATCCCAAATCTTTTGGCAAGGTCGCGGTTCTTCTCGGCGGTGTGTCCGCCGAACGCGAAGTGTCGCTGAACTCCGGCCGTCTCGTGCTGCAAGGGCTGCGCGATGCGGGTGTCGACGCGCATCCGTTCGATCCGTCCGAGCGTCCGCTTGCGGCATTGAAAGACGAAGGCTTTGTGCGCGCGTTCAACGCGCTGCATGGCGGCTACGGTGAGAACGGTCAGATTCAGGGTGCGCTGGACTTTTACGGCATCCGCTATACGGGCAGCGGCGTGCTCGGCTCGGCGCTCGGTCTCGACAAGTTCCGCACGAAGCTCGTGTGGCAGCAACTGGGCGTGCCGACGCCGCCGTTCGAAGCAGTGCTGCGCGGCGACGACTACGCCACGCGTGCGAAGGACATCGTCGCGAAGCTCGGCTTGCCGCTGTTCGTGAAGCCGGCCAGCGAAGGTTCGAGCGTCGCTGTCATCAAGGTGAAGACGGCTGACGCACTCGTGCCCGCGCTTGAAGAAGCGGTGAAGTTCGACAAGATCGTCGTGGTCGAGAAGAGCATCGAAGGCGGCGGCGAGTACACGGCGTGCATCGCGGGCGATCTCGATCTGCCCATCATCCGCATCGTGCCCGCCGGCGAGTTCTACGACTATCACGCGAAGTACATCGCCAACGACACGCAGTACCTGATTCCGTGCGGCATTGCCGCTGAAGAAGAGCAGCGCCTGAAGAAGATCGCACGTCAGGCGTTCGACGTGCTCGGCTGCACCGATTGGGGCCGCGCGGACTTCATGCTGGACGGCGAAGGCAATCCGTATTTCCTGGAAGTGAACACGGCGCCCGGCATGACCGATCACTCGCTGCCGCCGAAGGCTGCGCGTGCTGTCGGCATCAGCTACCAGGAACTGGTGGTGAAGGTGCTTGCATTGACGCTCAAGGACTAA
- the murC gene encoding UDP-N-acetylmuramate--L-alanine ligase: protein MKHIVKHIHFVGIGGAGMSGIAEVLVNLGYQVSGSDLSRNAVTERLAALGARIAIGHDAENIEGANAVVVSTAVRSDNPEVLAARHRRIPIVPRAVMLAELMRLKQGIAIAGTHGKTTTTSLVASVLAAGGLDPTFVIGGRLISAGANARLGTGDFIVAEADESDASFLNLFPVIEVITNIDADHMDTYGHDFARLKQAFIEFTHRLPFYGIAVLCVDDPNVKEILPFVSKPIIRYGFASDAQVRAVNVEAREGKMHFTAMREDAAPIDIVLNLPGLHNVQNALAAIAIATELEVKDADIQRALADFNGVGRRFQRYGEVSVTGGGAYTLVDDYGHHPVEMAATIAAARGAFPDKRLVLAFQPHRFTRTRDCFEDFVKVLSTVDALVLTEVYAAGEAPIVAADGRALTRSIRVAGKVEPVFVETVDEVPDALGAIVRDGDVVITMGAGSIGSVPGRLAGNEGVK from the coding sequence ATGAAACATATCGTCAAACACATTCACTTCGTCGGGATCGGCGGCGCGGGCATGAGCGGCATCGCCGAAGTGCTCGTCAATCTCGGCTATCAGGTGAGCGGTTCGGACCTGTCGCGCAACGCCGTGACGGAGCGCCTCGCCGCGCTCGGCGCGCGCATCGCGATTGGTCACGACGCGGAGAACATCGAAGGCGCGAATGCCGTCGTCGTATCGACGGCGGTGCGCAGCGACAACCCGGAAGTGCTGGCCGCGCGTCATCGCCGCATTCCCATCGTGCCGCGCGCAGTGATGCTCGCGGAACTGATGCGCCTGAAGCAGGGCATCGCGATCGCCGGCACGCATGGCAAGACGACCACCACGTCGCTGGTGGCGAGCGTGCTCGCGGCAGGCGGTCTCGATCCGACTTTCGTGATCGGTGGACGTCTGATCAGCGCGGGCGCGAATGCGCGCCTCGGCACGGGCGATTTCATCGTCGCCGAAGCGGACGAATCGGATGCGTCGTTCCTGAACCTGTTCCCGGTGATCGAAGTCATTACGAACATCGACGCCGATCACATGGACACCTACGGCCACGACTTTGCGCGGCTCAAGCAGGCGTTCATTGAATTTACGCACCGTCTGCCGTTCTACGGTATTGCCGTGCTGTGCGTCGACGATCCGAATGTGAAGGAGATCCTGCCGTTCGTGTCGAAACCGATCATCCGCTATGGCTTTGCGTCTGACGCGCAGGTGCGCGCGGTTAATGTCGAAGCGCGCGAAGGCAAGATGCATTTCACGGCGATGCGCGAAGACGCGGCGCCTATCGACATCGTTTTGAATCTGCCTGGCCTGCACAACGTGCAGAACGCGTTGGCCGCAATTGCAATTGCGACTGAACTTGAAGTGAAAGATGCCGATATCCAGCGAGCGCTCGCGGATTTCAACGGCGTCGGCCGGCGTTTCCAGCGCTACGGCGAAGTGAGCGTGACGGGCGGCGGCGCCTACACGCTCGTCGACGACTACGGCCATCACCCTGTCGAAATGGCCGCGACGATTGCGGCGGCGCGTGGCGCATTCCCCGACAAGCGCCTCGTGCTCGCATTCCAGCCGCACCGCTTCACGCGCACGCGCGATTGCTTCGAAGATTTCGTGAAGGTGCTGTCGACGGTCGATGCACTCGTGCTGACTGAAGTCTACGCAGCGGGCGAAGCGCCCATCGTCGCAGCGGACGGCCGTGCGCTCACGCGTTCGATCCGCGTGGCGGGCAAGGTCGAGCCGGTGTTTGTCGAAACAGTAGATGAAGTGCCGGACGCGCTCGGTGCAATCGTGCGCGACGGCGATGTGGTGATCACGATGGGCGCAGGTTCGATCGGCAGCGTGCCGGGTCGGCTTGCAGGAAACGAAGGTGTGAAATGA
- the murG gene encoding undecaprenyldiphospho-muramoylpentapeptide beta-N-acetylglucosaminyltransferase: protein MTMQQRTLMVMAGGTGGHVFPGLAVAHLMQAWGWRVVWLGNPAGMEATLVPKHGIPMEYVKFGGLRGKGTKTKLMLPVNLLRACMQSLSVLRRVKPDVVLGMGGYITFPAGVMTALSGTPLVLHEQNSIAGLANKVLAKLARRVLVAFPDALPNAEWTGNPIREELARTPAPKARYAARSGPLNVLVVGGSLGAAALNEVVPRALAKLAPQERPRMVHQAGAKHIDALRANYEAAGIATGDDVQLVPFIDDMTSAYANADLVICRSGAMTVAEIAAVGVAAFFVPFPYAVDDHQTTNAAFLADHGAALLVQQRDLSVDNLADWLRSQTRASLADMAERSRSLAKPDATEQVAQICATVAGVTPSLSPEGKQQ from the coding sequence ATGACGATGCAACAACGCACGCTGATGGTGATGGCAGGCGGGACCGGGGGACACGTGTTCCCGGGCCTCGCCGTCGCGCACCTGATGCAGGCGTGGGGCTGGCGCGTCGTGTGGCTCGGCAATCCTGCCGGCATGGAAGCGACGCTCGTCCCGAAACACGGTATTCCGATGGAGTACGTGAAGTTCGGCGGCCTGCGCGGCAAGGGTACGAAGACCAAGCTGATGCTGCCTGTGAATCTGCTGCGCGCGTGCATGCAGAGTCTCTCGGTGCTGCGTCGGGTGAAGCCCGATGTCGTGCTCGGCATGGGCGGCTACATCACGTTCCCGGCTGGCGTGATGACGGCACTGAGCGGCACGCCGCTCGTGCTGCACGAACAGAATTCGATCGCCGGTCTCGCGAACAAGGTGCTCGCGAAGCTCGCCAGGCGGGTGCTCGTCGCGTTTCCGGATGCATTGCCGAACGCGGAATGGACAGGTAATCCAATTCGTGAGGAACTTGCGCGCACGCCAGCACCCAAAGCACGCTACGCGGCGCGTAGTGGTCCGCTGAATGTGCTGGTCGTCGGCGGCAGCCTGGGCGCGGCAGCATTGAACGAAGTCGTGCCGCGTGCGCTTGCGAAGCTGGCACCGCAAGAGCGTCCGCGCATGGTGCATCAGGCGGGCGCGAAACATATCGACGCATTGCGCGCGAACTACGAAGCAGCCGGCATCGCGACGGGCGACGACGTGCAACTCGTGCCCTTCATCGACGACATGACGAGCGCCTACGCGAACGCCGATCTGGTGATCTGCCGTTCGGGCGCGATGACGGTCGCCGAGATCGCGGCGGTGGGCGTGGCGGCGTTCTTCGTGCCGTTCCCGTACGCCGTCGACGATCACCAGACAACTAACGCAGCGTTTCTCGCCGACCACGGCGCGGCGCTGCTCGTGCAACAACGCGACCTGTCGGTGGATAACCTCGCCGACTGGTTGCGCAGTCAGACGCGGGCGTCGCTCGCGGACATGGCGGAGCGTTCGCGCTCGCTCGCGAAACCCGATGCCACCGAACAGGTCGCGCAGATCTGCGCAACGGTGGCAGGCGTGACACCGAGCCTGAGCCCGGAAGGAAAGCAGCAATGA
- the murD gene encoding UDP-N-acetylmuramoyl-L-alanine--D-glutamate ligase, with translation MFGEKFRDRQKPMVLVLGLGESGLAMARWCARHGCRLRIADTREVPPNLSALEGHGIDGDFVGGPFSEVLLEGVELVAISPGLSPLAADLVPLIAAARERDIPVWGELEFFAQALRTLGESGYAPKIIAITGTNGKTTTTSLTGLLCERAGKKVAVAGNISPAALDKLTEAIDNTALPDVWVLELSSFQLETAHTFEPDAAVILNITQDHLDWHGGLDAYAAAKGKIFGKNTVRVLNRDDARVMALASSAQGGTQVVTFGVGEPTRDGDLGLMRESGMIWLVDAHDRDATDEPTPTRRRKSESTTPPNIGLKRLMPADALRIRGLHNATNALAAFALARAIGLPGAPLLHGLREYRGEPHRVELIASIDGVDFVDDSKGTNVGATVAALDGLAQRVVLIAGGDGKGQEFDPLAEPVMRWCRAVMLIGRDAPQIRAALAHTGIAMTDHATLEEATRAASAVAQPGDAVLLSPACASFDMFKGYAHRAAVFKSAVEDIAAERGTMI, from the coding sequence ATGTTTGGCGAGAAGTTTCGGGATCGGCAGAAGCCGATGGTGCTCGTGCTGGGGCTCGGTGAATCGGGCCTCGCGATGGCGCGCTGGTGCGCGCGGCATGGTTGCCGCCTGCGCATTGCCGACACGCGCGAAGTGCCGCCGAATCTGTCCGCGCTCGAAGGGCACGGCATCGACGGTGATTTCGTCGGCGGGCCGTTTTCCGAGGTGCTGCTGGAAGGCGTCGAGCTGGTTGCGATCAGCCCGGGTCTGTCGCCGCTCGCCGCCGATCTCGTGCCGCTGATCGCCGCCGCGCGCGAACGCGATATCCCCGTGTGGGGCGAACTGGAATTTTTCGCGCAGGCATTGCGCACGCTCGGCGAAAGCGGCTACGCGCCGAAGATCATCGCGATCACGGGCACGAACGGCAAGACCACCACGACGAGTCTGACGGGCCTGTTGTGCGAGCGCGCGGGCAAGAAGGTCGCCGTCGCGGGCAACATCAGTCCAGCTGCGCTCGACAAGCTCACGGAAGCGATCGACAACACCGCGCTGCCCGACGTCTGGGTGCTCGAACTGTCGAGCTTCCAGCTGGAAACCGCGCACACCTTCGAGCCGGACGCCGCCGTGATCCTGAACATCACGCAGGATCACCTCGACTGGCATGGCGGCCTCGATGCGTACGCCGCGGCGAAGGGCAAGATTTTCGGCAAGAACACGGTTCGCGTGTTGAATCGCGACGATGCGCGCGTGATGGCGCTCGCGTCGTCGGCGCAGGGCGGTACGCAGGTGGTGACGTTCGGGGTCGGCGAACCGACGCGCGACGGCGACCTCGGCTTGATGCGCGAAAGCGGCATGATCTGGCTCGTCGATGCGCACGACCGCGACGCGACCGACGAACCCACGCCCACTCGTCGTCGCAAGAGCGAATCCACGACGCCGCCGAACATCGGCCTCAAGCGCTTGATGCCCGCTGACGCGCTGCGTATCCGCGGCTTGCACAACGCAACGAACGCGTTGGCCGCGTTCGCCCTCGCGCGTGCCATCGGTCTGCCGGGCGCGCCGCTGTTGCACGGCTTGCGCGAGTATCGCGGCGAGCCGCATCGCGTTGAACTGATTGCATCGATCGACGGTGTGGATTTTGTCGACGACAGCAAGGGCACCAATGTCGGCGCGACGGTCGCAGCGCTCGACGGTCTCGCGCAACGCGTCGTGCTGATCGCGGGCGGCGACGGCAAGGGTCAGGAATTCGATCCGCTCGCCGAGCCGGTGATGCGCTGGTGCCGCGCGGTGATGCTGATCGGCCGCGATGCGCCGCAGATTCGCGCAGCGCTCGCGCATACGGGCATCGCAATGACCGATCACGCGACGCTCGAAGAAGCGACGCGCGCAGCCAGCGCCGTCGCGCAGCCGGGCGACGCCGTGTTGCTGTCGCCCGCGTGCGCCAGCTTCGACATGTTCAAGGGATACGCGCACCGCGCCGCAGTGTTCAAAAGCGCGGTCGAAGACATCGCTGCCGAACGGGGGACGATGATATGA